The following proteins are encoded in a genomic region of Corylus avellana chromosome ca4, CavTom2PMs-1.0:
- the LOC132179441 gene encoding polyadenylate-binding protein 2-like: MENEDVDTSGAEDTPNNNEAELDDMKKRLKEMEDEAAALREMQAKVEMQMGSTQDPASEAAAQANREEVDSRSIFVGNVDYSCTPEEVQQHFQTCGTVNRVTIRTDKYGQPKGYAYVEFVEVEAVQEALLLNESQLHGRHLKVTAKRTNIPGLKPYRARRPNPFMRARSPIIAPYSFSPYGYGKVPRFRMPMRYSPYF, translated from the exons ATGGAGAACGAGGACGTGGACACGTCTGGCGCAGAGGACACCCCCAACAACAATGAAGCA GAACTTGACGACATGAAGAAGCGGTTGAAGGAGATGGAGGACGAAGCGGCTGCTCTGCGAGAGATGCAGGCCAAGGTCGAAATGCAAATGGGTTCCACACAAg ATCCTGCTAGTGAAGCTGCAGCACAGGCAAATAGAGAGGAAGTAGATTCTCGATCAATCTTTGTTGGGAAT GTGGACTATTCATGTACTCCTGAAGAAGTGCAGCAGCATTTCCAGACATGTGGAACAGTGAACAGAGTCACTATTCGCACAGACAAGTATGGTCAGCCAAAGGGTTATGCTTATGTGGAATTCGTCGAAGTAGAGGCTGTCCAAGAGGCTCTCCTGTTGAATGAATCTCAACTACATGGACGCCACTTAAAG GTGACTGCCAAACGGACCAATATACCTGGGTTGAAGCCATATCGTGCTCGTCGACCCAACCCCTTTATGCGAGCCAGAAGCCCAATTATAGCTCCCTACAGCTTCTCCCCTTATGGATATGG GAAGGTTCCAAGATTCAGAATGCCAATGCGTTACAGTCCATACTTCTGA
- the LOC132177659 gene encoding phospho-2-dehydro-3-deoxyheptonate aldolase 2, chloroplastic-like, translating into MALTVTSTLSSRPLLQPLQPTKPLHHHLSLPTSHKPISAVHAADPSKSSKSTPTTATTTPIPTRWSIDSWKAKKAFQQPEYPDQDALDFVLKTLESFPPVVFAGEARSLEDRLAEAAQGKAFLLQGGDCAESFKEFNANNIRDTFRLLLQMGVVLMFGGQMPVIKVGRMAGQFAKPRSDPFEEKDGVKLPSYRGDNINGDAFNTESRVPDPDRMIRAYGQSVATLNLLRAFATGGYAAMQRVTHWNLDFMEHSEQGDRYRELGHRVDEALGFMGAAGLTAEHPIMTTTDFWTSHECLLLPYEQALTREDSTSGLYYDCSAHMIWVGERTRQLDGAHVEFLRGVANPLGVKASDKMDPNELVKLIDILNPKNKPGRITVIVRMGAENMRVKLPHLIRAVRGAGQIVTWVSDPMHGNTIKAPCGLKTRSFDAIRAEVRAFFDVHDQEGSYPGGVHLEMTGQNVTECVGGSRTITYNDLSSRYHTHCDPRLNASQSLELSFIIADRLRKRRIGSRHPMASVRF; encoded by the exons ATGGCGCTTACTGTCACCTCCACCCTCTCTTCTAGACCCCTTCTCCAACCCCTCCAACCCACCAAACCCCTCCATCACCACCTCTCTCTCCCCACCAGCCACAAACCCATATCAGCCGTTCACGCCGCTGACCCCTCAAAGTCCTCCAAGTCAACGCCGACGACCGCCACAACTACCCCAATTCCCACCAGATGGAGCATCGACAGTTGGAAAGCCAAGAAGGCCTTCCAGCAACCCGAATACCCTGATCAGGATGCGCTCGACTTTGTCCTCAAGACCCTCGAGTCCTTTCCTCCCGTTGTCTTCGCTGGTGAGGCGAGGAGCCTGGAGGACCGCCTGGCCGAGGCCGCTCAAGGCAAGGCGTTTCTGCTTCAGGGTGGTGATTGCGCTGAGAGCTTCAAGGAGTTCAACGCCAACAACATTCGTGACACCTTCCGTCTTCTTCTCCAGATGGGCGTGGTTCTCATGTTCGGTGGACAAATGCCTGTTATCAAG GTGGGTAGAATGGCAGGTCAGTTTGCAAAGCCAAGATCAGATCCATTTGAGGAGAAGGATGGAGTGAAGCTGCCAAGTTACAGAGGTGACAATATCAATGGCGATGCATTTAATACCGAATCAAGAGTTCCAGACCCGGATAGGATGATTAGGGCCTATGGCCAATCCGTCGCAACTTTGAACCTCTTAAGGGCGTTTGCCACTGGTGGGTATGCAGCTATGCAGAGAGTCACTCACTGGAATCTAGATTTCATGGAGCATAGTGAGCAGGGTGATAG GTACCGCGAACTGGGTCATCGAGTTGACGAGGCCCTGGGATTCATGGGTGCGGCTGGACTCACTGCTGAGCACCCAATCATGACCACAACAGATTTCTGGACATCTCATGAATGCTTACTTCTGCCTTATGAGCAAGCACTTACAAGAGAGGATTCTACTTCTGGGCTGTACTATGACTGTTCTGCTCACATGATTTGGGTGGGGGAACGCACGCGCCAACTTGATGGTGCCCATGTTGAGTTTCTGAGAGGAGTTGCTAATCCTCTTGGCGTAAAG GCAAGTGACAAAATGGATCCGAATGAGCTTGTTAAGCTCATAGATATTCTAAATCCTAAGAACAAACCGGGAAGAATAACGGTAATTGTACGAATGGGAGCCGAGAACATGAGAGTGAAGCTTCCTCATCTGATCAGAGCTGTCCGTGGAGCAGGTCAAATTGTCACTTGGGTTAGTGACCCCATGCATGGGAATACCATTAAAGCTCCTTGTGGACTTAAAACCCGTTCCTTTGATGCAATTAGG GCTGAGGTGAGAGCATTCTTTGATGTTCATGATCAAGAAGGAAGCTACCCTGGCGGTGTTCATCTAGAGATGACTGGGCAGAATGTGACAGAATGTGTAGGAGGTTCGCGAACTATAACATATAATGATCTGAGCTCACGGTACCACACCCATTGTGATCCAAGGCTGAATGCTTCTCAATCTCTAGAGCTTTCCTTTATTATTGCAGACCGGCTACGAAAGAGAAGGATTGGCTCAAGGCATCCCATGGCCTCAGTTAGATTCTAG
- the LOC132179455 gene encoding protein EXORDIUM-like 2 yields the protein MSSIYRFAIPFALLFSLCCTIEPAVGSARKLTALVQEQPLVLKYHNGVLLKGNITVNLIWYGQFTPIQRSIIVDFIQSLNSPGASLPSASSWWKTTEKYKGGSSTLVVGKQILHEAYTLGKSLKTAHLVALSNKVNQLGAINVVLTAKDVAVDGFCMNRCGSHGSTRVRNGNARAAYVWVGNSETQCPGYCAWPFHQPIYGPQTPPLVSPNGDVGVDGMIINLATVLAGTVTNPFNNGYFQGPATAPLEAVSACTGVFGSGAYPGDPGRVLVDKSTGASFNAHGVNGRKYLLPAMWDPQTSACKTLV from the coding sequence ATGTCGTCTATTTACCGTTTTGCCATCCCCTTTGCCCTTCTCTTCTCACTTTGCTGTACCATCGAGCCCGCAGTGGGCAGTGCCAGGAAGCTTACGGCTCTGGTGCAGGAACAGCCGCTCGTGCTGAAATATCACAACGGTGTTCTCCTGAAGGGCAACATCACCGTTAATCTGATCTGGTACGGCCAGTTCACCCCGATCCAACGGTCCATTATCGTGGACTTCATCCAGTCGCTCAACTCACCGGGGGCATCACTTCCCTCCGCGTCCTCGTGGTGGAAAACCACTGAGAAGTACAAAGGGGGCTCGTCCACCCTCGTCGTAGGGAAGCAAATCCTCCACGAGGCCTATACTCTCGGGAAGTCGCTCAAAACCGCGCACTTGGTCGCTCTGTCCAACAAGGTCAACCAGTTGGGTGCGATCAATGTTGTTTTGACGGCCAAGGATGTCGCCGTCGATGGGTTTTGCATGAATCGGTGTGGGTCACACGGGTCGACTCGGGTGCGTAACGGGAATGCCCGGGCCGCGTATGTGTGGGTCGGAAACTCTGAGACTCAGTGCCCGGGTTACTGCGCGTGGCCCTTTCACCAGCCCATTTATGGCCCACAGACCCCGCCCTTGGTCTCGCCCAACGGAGACGTCGGAGTTGACGGCATGATCATAAACTTGGCCACAGTTTTGGCTGGCACCGTTACCAACCCGTTTAACAACGGTTACTTCCAGGGCCCGGCTACGGCGCCATTGGAGGCTGTCTCAGCTTGCACGGGTGTTTTCGGGTCGGGTGCGTATCCGGGTGACCCTGGTCGGGTCCTGGTGGATAAGAGCACCGGGGCGAGCTTCAACGCCCACGGGGTGAATGGGCGCAAGTACCTCTTGCCAGCGATGTGGGACCCGCAGACATCTGCTTGCAAAACTCTCGTGTGA